A portion of the Adhaeribacter radiodurans genome contains these proteins:
- a CDS encoding phosphoribosylanthranilate isomerase codes for MALITSVIVNSINNLSDARYCAGMGVDMLGFCLDESQPNYISSQEIKEIAGWVAGVQLVGEFKKATVEQINALTEACQLDYVQLEKQYLIDEIQQINCPVIQRARFTKDTIESELIEEMHLYKDHVASFLIFSDDYQTIDETNIRFLQDLARDFKIIIGFGISKENVNEVLQIIKPDGIALKGGQEIKPGLKDFDKLQEIFEELEEV; via the coding sequence ATGGCTTTAATCACTTCGGTAATAGTAAATAGTATTAATAATTTAAGCGATGCCCGGTATTGTGCCGGTATGGGCGTGGATATGCTTGGTTTTTGCCTCGACGAAAGCCAACCAAATTATATATCATCCCAGGAGATAAAGGAAATAGCCGGTTGGGTAGCTGGTGTACAATTGGTAGGTGAATTTAAAAAGGCTACCGTAGAGCAAATAAATGCGTTAACCGAAGCTTGCCAACTAGATTACGTACAGCTTGAAAAGCAATATTTAATTGATGAAATTCAACAAATTAATTGCCCGGTAATTCAACGGGCACGCTTTACCAAAGACACCATTGAAAGTGAGCTAATTGAAGAAATGCATTTGTATAAAGATCATGTGGCTTCTTTTTTGATTTTCTCGGATGATTACCAAACCATTGATGAAACCAACATTCGTTTTCTGCAAGATTTAGCCCGGGACTTCAAAATCATAATTGGTTTTGGAATTTCAAAAGAAAACGTAAACGAGGTGTTACAAATTATAAAACCTGATGGTATTGCCCTTAAAGGCGGCCAGGAAATTAAACCAGGCTTGAAAGATTTTGATAAGCTTCAGGAAATTTTTGAAGAACTAGAAGAAGTTTAG
- a CDS encoding bifunctional folylpolyglutamate synthase/dihydrofolate synthase produces MTYPECLSYLYQHLPMFHRVGNIAFNKGLENIESLCLVLDNPQHNFKSVHVAGTNGKGSSSNMLAAVLQQAGYKTGLYTSPHLKEFTERIKINGKDIPQEYVVAFVENNKELFARIKPSFFEMTVALAFKYFADEQVDIAIVEVGLGGRLDSTNIITPLVSLITNISLDHQSLLGDDLPSIALEKAGIIKPNVPVVISKTQPEVSEVFIKKAAEVDATILFADQQYQIHFNHRTFRKQYFQVRENGRVLWEDLELDLMGNYQRDNLPGVLATVDILQEKGYDISEKNLKDGLSHVHSITGFKGRWQILQDNPLIICDTGHNPDGIKQVLAQLETTTNKLVHFVFGAVKDKDVSEILQLLPKHYRYYFCQAQIPRALPVDELMKLADEAGLKGEPFLTVSDAVKAAKINVKENEVIFIGGSTFVVAEIEEL; encoded by the coding sequence ATGACTTATCCGGAATGTCTTTCTTATTTATACCAGCACTTGCCGATGTTTCACCGCGTCGGCAATATTGCTTTTAATAAAGGCTTAGAAAATATTGAAAGCCTGTGTCTTGTATTAGATAATCCGCAGCATAACTTTAAGTCGGTACATGTGGCCGGCACTAACGGAAAGGGTAGTTCTTCGAACATGTTAGCGGCTGTTTTACAGCAGGCCGGTTATAAAACCGGGCTATATACTTCTCCCCATTTAAAAGAATTTACCGAACGAATTAAAATTAACGGCAAGGATATACCGCAGGAGTACGTTGTAGCTTTTGTAGAAAATAATAAAGAATTATTTGCCCGGATTAAACCTTCCTTTTTTGAAATGACGGTTGCCTTGGCATTTAAATACTTTGCCGATGAACAAGTGGATATTGCTATTGTAGAGGTTGGTTTAGGTGGCCGGTTAGACTCTACCAATATTATAACCCCATTGGTTTCCCTTATTACCAACATCAGCCTCGACCATCAAAGTTTATTAGGCGATGACTTACCCAGCATTGCTTTGGAAAAGGCTGGTATAATTAAACCTAACGTACCGGTTGTAATCAGCAAAACGCAACCGGAGGTGAGTGAAGTTTTTATTAAAAAGGCTGCTGAAGTGGATGCAACTATTTTATTTGCTGATCAACAGTATCAAATTCATTTTAACCATCGAACTTTTAGGAAACAGTACTTCCAGGTAAGAGAAAATGGACGGGTATTATGGGAAGATCTGGAACTGGATTTAATGGGAAATTATCAGCGTGATAATTTACCAGGAGTATTGGCTACAGTGGATATTTTACAAGAGAAAGGTTACGATATTAGCGAAAAAAATCTTAAAGACGGGCTTTCTCACGTACACAGCATAACTGGGTTTAAAGGACGCTGGCAAATATTACAGGATAATCCATTGATTATTTGCGATACCGGACATAATCCGGATGGTATAAAGCAAGTATTAGCTCAGTTGGAAACTACAACCAACAAGTTGGTTCATTTTGTGTTTGGAGCGGTAAAGGATAAAGACGTAAGTGAAATTCTGCAGCTTTTACCCAAACATTACCGGTATTATTTTTGTCAGGCGCAAATTCCTAGAGCTTTACCGGTAGATGAGCTAATGAAATTAGCAGATGAAGCAGGATTGAAAGGGGAGCCTTTTTTAACCGTGAGTGATGCTGTTAAAGCTGCAAAAATTAATGTTAAAGAAAACGAAGTTATATTTATTGGCGGCAGTACGTTTGTCGTCGCTGAAATAGAAGAATTATAA
- the rpe gene encoding ribulose-phosphate 3-epimerase codes for MKPIIAPSILAADFANLQTEIELLNQSAADWIHCDIMDGRFVPNISFGLPVLQAVHKHARKPLDVHLMIADPQLYIEQFQKAGANSITVHYEACPHLHRVIEQIKNVDCKAGVALNPHTPVALLEDIINDVDLVLIMSVNPGFGGQKFIPHTYTKVAALRELIQSKNAHALIEVDGGVNEETAPLLLEQGANVLVAGSFVFQASDPLQTIANLQNIAS; via the coding sequence ATGAAACCAATTATTGCTCCTTCTATTTTAGCAGCTGATTTTGCTAATTTACAGACCGAAATTGAATTACTTAACCAAAGTGCTGCCGACTGGATTCATTGTGATATAATGGACGGCCGGTTTGTGCCTAATATTTCTTTTGGTTTACCAGTGTTGCAAGCGGTTCATAAACATGCCCGAAAGCCATTGGATGTTCATTTAATGATTGCTGACCCTCAGTTGTACATTGAACAATTTCAAAAAGCCGGAGCCAATAGTATTACGGTACATTATGAAGCTTGCCCGCATTTACACCGGGTTATTGAACAGATTAAAAATGTAGATTGCAAGGCGGGAGTAGCGTTAAATCCGCATACCCCTGTTGCTTTGCTCGAAGACATTATTAATGATGTGGATTTAGTTCTCATTATGTCTGTTAATCCGGGCTTTGGTGGCCAGAAATTTATTCCGCATACCTATACCAAAGTGGCTGCTTTGCGCGAGTTAATACAATCAAAAAACGCGCATGCTCTAATTGAAGTAGATGGTGGAGTAAACGAAGAAACAGCACCCTTACTTTTAGAACAGGGGGCAAATGTTTTGGTGGCCGGGTCCTTTGTATTTCAAGCGAGTGATCCGTTACAGACCATCGCTAATTTACAAAATATCGCTTCCTGA
- a CDS encoding S8 family serine peptidase translates to MKIWILTSILILGALTSQSQINPGSTGLSKHFIYFKDKTNTPFSIQEPKTFLSTAALDRRQRYQIPVVSRDLPVTPEYVAQLKANGARVWYTSRWFNGALVQCDTSTYRKIKALPFVKETQTVGLRASKNPSTNGQNYITLKNQNDQKLSFVKIQQEFGESYGQAKLIGVPAMHADGYRGEGISIAVFDGGFSGVNRIAAFNHLFRDKKIKATFDFVDKNANVFKKDNHGTEVLSTLAANQPGTFVGTAPQAVYSLFITEDVKREQKIEEINWLLAAEFADSAGVDIIQTSLGYNTFDGSSGNYSYQDMNGDKAICTRAADFAAATGMLVVVSAGNEGNNGWQYITAPADADSVLSIGATDSLGNRAIFSSLGPASDGRIKPELAGQGLKSAVIDSTGKIIGANGTSFSSPIICGLVAGFWQANRQLTNLQVMDYLKLSGSQATQPDNRLGFGIPHFKRAQLLAQQDSEKNLTGFKLFPNPVKDNHFTVLVPVNADQNTEIKIFNAIGQEVNVFTYHYDKIKTDRTFVTFEITGLSAGMYQCVITSLNRSETIRFLKL, encoded by the coding sequence ATGAAAATTTGGATTCTGACGAGTATTTTAATTCTAGGAGCATTGACTAGTCAGAGCCAAATAAACCCTGGCTCAACTGGTTTAAGCAAACATTTTATTTATTTTAAAGATAAAACTAATACTCCTTTTTCTATTCAGGAACCAAAAACATTTCTGTCAACAGCTGCTCTTGACCGGCGGCAACGCTACCAAATACCCGTTGTTTCCCGCGATTTACCCGTTACGCCTGAGTATGTAGCTCAACTCAAAGCAAATGGTGCCCGTGTGTGGTATACCTCTCGATGGTTTAATGGTGCTTTAGTGCAATGCGATACAAGTACGTACCGCAAAATAAAAGCTTTACCTTTTGTTAAAGAAACCCAAACGGTTGGGTTAAGAGCTAGTAAGAATCCTTCAACTAACGGGCAAAATTACATCACCCTAAAAAATCAAAATGATCAAAAACTTTCGTTCGTAAAAATCCAACAAGAATTCGGGGAATCTTACGGCCAGGCTAAATTAATTGGTGTGCCAGCCATGCACGCCGATGGGTACCGAGGCGAAGGAATTAGTATTGCTGTATTTGATGGTGGCTTTTCGGGAGTAAATAGAATCGCGGCTTTTAATCACTTATTTAGAGATAAAAAAATTAAAGCGACTTTTGATTTCGTGGATAAGAATGCCAATGTATTTAAGAAAGATAACCACGGCACCGAAGTTCTATCTACCTTGGCAGCAAATCAGCCGGGAACATTTGTGGGCACGGCTCCTCAGGCAGTATATTCGTTGTTTATTACGGAAGATGTAAAACGAGAGCAGAAGATCGAAGAAATTAATTGGTTATTGGCGGCAGAGTTTGCCGATAGCGCTGGAGTAGACATTATCCAAACCTCTTTAGGTTATAATACTTTTGATGGTTCCAGTGGTAACTATTCTTACCAGGATATGAACGGGGATAAAGCTATTTGTACCCGCGCTGCTGATTTTGCGGCCGCTACGGGCATGCTGGTAGTGGTAAGCGCCGGCAACGAAGGAAACAATGGCTGGCAATATATTACCGCTCCCGCCGATGCTGATTCGGTGTTAAGTATTGGAGCAACTGATTCATTAGGGAACCGGGCCATATTTAGTTCGCTTGGTCCCGCTTCTGATGGGCGCATTAAACCCGAATTAGCAGGTCAAGGACTAAAATCAGCAGTTATTGATTCAACCGGAAAAATAATTGGTGCCAATGGTACTTCGTTTTCTAGCCCCATTATATGTGGCTTGGTCGCTGGTTTTTGGCAAGCCAACCGGCAGTTAACCAATTTACAAGTAATGGATTATCTGAAATTATCAGGTTCGCAAGCTACACAGCCCGATAATCGTTTAGGTTTTGGCATACCGCATTTTAAAAGAGCCCAGTTATTGGCTCAACAAGATTCTGAAAAAAATCTAACTGGATTTAAATTGTTTCCCAACCCAGTCAAGGATAATCATTTTACCGTATTAGTGCCCGTAAATGCCGACCAGAACACGGAAATCAAAATTTTTAATGCTATTGGGCAGGAAGTAAACGTATTTACCTACCATTACGATAAAATAAAAACCGACCGTACTTTCGTTACTTTTGAAATCACCGGGCTTTCTGCGGGTATGTATCAATGCGTTATTACTAGCTTGAACCGCTCCGAAACAATTCGGTTTTTAAAACTCTGA
- the trmB gene encoding tRNA (guanosine(46)-N7)-methyltransferase TrmB: MARSKLARFKEIAENNIVVEPGKSIFDQIKGNWNEEFFKNNHEIIVEIGCGKGDYTIGMANLFPNKNFIGVDIKGSRLWKGSRLAQKHGLINVAFLRNFVEQLSEQFVPGEISELWVTFPDPRPKRGDEKKRLTSVRFLDIYQSLVKPDGIIHFKTDDLVLFEFTLNLLQMREAKNLLYTFDLYQSDLQHHTLGIQTTYEKRFLSERQTIKYLQYTI, from the coding sequence ATGGCCCGATCGAAGCTAGCAAGATTTAAAGAGATTGCAGAAAATAATATTGTAGTAGAACCAGGAAAATCAATTTTTGACCAGATAAAAGGAAACTGGAACGAAGAATTCTTTAAAAATAACCACGAAATAATAGTAGAAATTGGCTGCGGCAAAGGAGATTATACCATTGGCATGGCTAATTTATTTCCGAATAAAAACTTTATTGGTGTAGATATAAAAGGTTCCCGATTATGGAAAGGTAGTCGTTTGGCGCAAAAGCATGGTTTAATTAACGTAGCTTTTCTCCGGAATTTTGTTGAACAGTTATCGGAACAATTTGTTCCCGGAGAAATTAGTGAACTTTGGGTAACTTTTCCGGATCCTCGCCCTAAAAGAGGGGATGAGAAAAAACGCCTTACCTCCGTCCGGTTTTTAGATATTTATCAGTCTTTGGTAAAACCAGACGGGATTATTCATTTTAAAACCGATGATTTAGTTTTATTTGAATTTACCCTGAATTTGTTGCAAATGCGCGAAGCAAAAAACCTGCTTTATACATTTGATTTATACCAATCCGATTTGCAGCATCATACCCTTGGTATTCAGACTACGTACGAAAAACGTTTTCTCTCGGAAAGACAAACTATTAAATATTTGCAGTATACCATATAG
- the mnmA gene encoding tRNA 2-thiouridine(34) synthase MnmA — protein sequence MSKLGRVLVAMSGGIDSSVAAVMLHEQGYEVVGMTMKTWDYASAGGNKKETGCCSLDSINDARNIAVSLGFPHYIIDIREEFGDYVINHFTDEYIAGRTPNPCVLCNTHIKWDSLLRRADKLGCDFIATGHYANIREENDRFVISKGLDENKDQSYALWGISQASLSRTIFPLGNLRKTEIRQMAIERGFMELVQKPESYEICFIPDNDYRGFLKRRVPELQTEVAGGEFVLEDGTVVGKHEGYPFYTIGQRKGLGIALGFPAYVTKIEKDKNRVVLGNYDNLAKNAMRVGKLTLSKYADLMDKPTASVTKVRYNDPGTEAVIEQIGDKMEVHFERGVHAIAPGQAAVFYEGNDVIGGGWIEASYNV from the coding sequence ATGAGTAAATTAGGTAGGGTTTTAGTAGCCATGAGTGGTGGGATCGATTCTTCGGTAGCCGCTGTAATGCTGCATGAACAAGGCTACGAAGTAGTAGGCATGACCATGAAAACCTGGGATTATGCCTCTGCCGGAGGAAATAAAAAAGAAACTGGTTGCTGTAGCCTGGATTCTATTAATGATGCCCGTAATATTGCTGTTTCTTTAGGCTTTCCGCATTATATAATTGATATCCGTGAGGAGTTTGGCGATTATGTAATTAATCATTTCACCGACGAATATATTGCCGGTCGTACCCCAAACCCTTGTGTACTGTGCAATACGCACATTAAGTGGGATTCTTTGTTGCGTCGGGCGGATAAATTAGGTTGTGATTTTATTGCTACCGGGCATTACGCGAACATCCGCGAAGAAAATGACCGCTTTGTAATTTCGAAAGGTTTAGACGAGAATAAAGATCAATCTTATGCATTATGGGGAATTTCTCAGGCGAGTTTAAGCCGTACTATTTTCCCGTTAGGTAATCTTCGTAAAACTGAAATTCGCCAAATGGCCATAGAACGTGGTTTTATGGAACTGGTGCAAAAACCAGAGTCTTACGAAATATGCTTTATTCCAGATAACGATTACCGGGGTTTCTTAAAACGTCGGGTGCCGGAATTACAAACAGAAGTAGCCGGTGGTGAATTTGTGCTGGAAGATGGAACAGTAGTAGGTAAACACGAGGGGTATCCGTTTTATACCATTGGGCAACGCAAAGGTTTAGGTATTGCTTTAGGGTTTCCCGCTTATGTTACTAAAATAGAGAAAGATAAAAACCGGGTAGTTTTAGGTAATTACGATAATCTGGCTAAAAATGCCATGCGGGTGGGTAAGCTAACTTTAAGTAAATATGCCGACCTGATGGATAAACCTACTGCTTCTGTTACGAAAGTACGCTACAACGATCCGGGTACGGAGGCGGTAATTGAGCAAATAGGAGACAAAATGGAAGTGCATTTTGAACGGGGAGTACACGCCATTGCTCCCGGGCAAGCCGCTGTTTTTTACGAAGGCAACGATGTAATAGGCGGTGGCTGGATTGAAGCCAGTTATAACGTTTAG
- a CDS encoding TonB-dependent receptor, which translates to MHLRLVLWLAWLFFPVLVYAQQATVTGLVMDETGAPLEYASIIIKGKTYGSQTNAAGMFKITVPAEKDIVLVINYLSYQNQEIQLRLKNKENREIKVKLLTASNALSTIVVTDQNFTNANSAVSIMRLNPRITKQLPSAFNDFNKILATLPGVSSNNELTSTYSVRGGNYDENLVYVNGIEIYRPFLVSNAQQEGLSFVNPDLVRDVQFSSGGWQPKWGDKLSSVLNITYKTPKKLAGSVNGGLIGGGVHLEAASKDKRITYLAGVRYKNAQLVFNSLETNGNYQPSFTDAQSYITIDLTRKSRRSLELPKTTLGILASVARNKYEVIPFYRETSFGTRDRVVQLGIDYNGHERMEYESYQGGLNLIHRFTPKFFTEITASSVIARERELRDVAASYSFYEVIDDKQTRNPNEEVRNVEAGTDFEHSRNSLTAKIFALENRYTWQPTNRQEWQLGIKAAREDITDQLKEYRLMDSADYITVNQQFASNLKLPSYRYQGYGQHTWQLDSLRTLTYGVRLNYWTVNRELLISPRVQYTGIVPTHLNWSYKLALGVYYQPPFYRELRDRQGDLNLNLRAQKSLHFIAGAEYRYLSWNRPFKLTAEVYYKTLTNVVPYEVDNVRLRYFAQNNAKAYAAGIDLRVNGEFIRGAESWFSLGILTTKENISGDSTIYDLGTFKPVSKRPINYIRRPTDQRVTFGVFFQDHIPDHPSYKMYLNGVVGTGLPFSPPGNESIRNQFNMPFYKRVDIGFSKLLSFNSSTTDKTVSLESLWISLEILNLIAANNVVSYNYVKDVQNITYAVPNYLSSRLVNLRFIAQF; encoded by the coding sequence ATGCATCTGAGACTGGTTTTATGGCTGGCCTGGTTATTTTTTCCTGTTTTAGTTTATGCCCAACAAGCAACTGTTACGGGCCTGGTTATGGATGAAACCGGTGCTCCGCTTGAATACGCTAGTATAATTATAAAAGGAAAGACCTACGGAAGTCAAACCAACGCTGCCGGAATGTTTAAGATTACGGTTCCTGCTGAAAAAGACATAGTTTTAGTAATAAATTACTTGAGTTATCAGAATCAGGAAATTCAGCTTAGATTAAAAAATAAAGAAAACCGGGAAATTAAAGTAAAGCTTCTAACGGCAAGTAACGCGCTTTCCACCATTGTTGTCACCGATCAAAATTTTACTAATGCTAACTCTGCAGTAAGTATTATGCGCCTGAATCCGCGTATAACCAAGCAATTGCCTTCTGCATTCAACGATTTTAATAAAATTTTAGCTACTCTCCCGGGTGTATCTAGTAATAACGAACTTACTTCAACTTATTCCGTTCGGGGCGGTAATTACGATGAAAATTTAGTTTATGTAAATGGCATTGAAATTTACCGGCCATTTTTAGTAAGTAACGCGCAGCAAGAAGGGCTTAGCTTCGTAAACCCAGACTTAGTGCGAGACGTGCAATTTTCATCGGGCGGTTGGCAACCTAAATGGGGCGATAAACTTTCTTCGGTATTAAATATTACTTATAAAACTCCTAAAAAGCTGGCCGGCTCTGTAAATGGCGGATTAATTGGTGGAGGGGTACACCTGGAAGCTGCTTCTAAAGATAAAAGAATTACTTATTTAGCCGGAGTACGTTATAAAAATGCACAATTAGTTTTTAACTCTCTGGAAACAAACGGCAACTACCAGCCTAGTTTCACAGATGCTCAAAGTTATATTACAATAGATTTAACCCGTAAATCTCGCCGATCATTAGAATTACCCAAAACTACTTTAGGAATACTAGCCAGTGTAGCTCGTAATAAATACGAAGTTATACCTTTTTACCGGGAAACTTCCTTTGGCACCAGGGACCGGGTGGTGCAATTAGGTATAGACTACAACGGGCACGAGCGAATGGAGTATGAATCGTACCAAGGTGGATTGAATTTAATACATCGCTTTACCCCAAAGTTTTTTACCGAAATAACTGCTTCATCTGTAATCGCTCGTGAGAGGGAATTACGAGATGTAGCGGCGAGTTATTCTTTTTACGAAGTAATAGATGATAAACAAACCCGGAACCCGAACGAAGAAGTACGTAATGTGGAGGCTGGCACCGATTTCGAACATTCCCGGAATAGTTTAACTGCTAAAATTTTTGCTTTAGAAAACCGGTATACCTGGCAGCCAACCAACCGGCAGGAGTGGCAATTAGGAATAAAAGCGGCGCGCGAAGATATTACGGATCAATTAAAGGAATACAGATTAATGGATTCCGCCGATTATATAACGGTAAACCAGCAATTTGCTTCTAACTTAAAACTGCCTTCTTATCGCTACCAAGGTTACGGGCAACATACCTGGCAACTAGATTCTTTGCGTACGCTCACCTACGGGGTACGATTAAATTATTGGACCGTTAACCGCGAATTACTCATTAGCCCTAGAGTGCAGTATACGGGAATCGTACCAACTCATTTAAATTGGTCTTACAAATTGGCGCTGGGCGTTTATTATCAACCTCCTTTTTACCGTGAATTGCGTGACCGGCAAGGTGACTTGAATTTAAATTTAAGGGCGCAAAAATCACTGCACTTTATTGCCGGAGCAGAATACAGGTATTTATCCTGGAACCGTCCTTTTAAACTAACAGCCGAAGTTTACTATAAAACACTGACGAACGTGGTGCCTTACGAGGTAGATAATGTGCGGCTACGTTATTTTGCTCAGAATAATGCGAAAGCTTATGCTGCCGGGATTGACTTACGCGTAAACGGAGAATTTATACGAGGAGCTGAATCGTGGTTTAGCTTAGGAATTCTTACTACAAAAGAAAATATATCCGGCGATTCTACCATTTATGATCTGGGGACCTTTAAACCGGTAAGTAAAAGGCCCATCAACTACATTCGGCGGCCTACTGATCAACGGGTAACTTTTGGCGTTTTTTTTCAGGATCACATTCCTGACCATCCGTCTTACAAAATGTACCTGAACGGAGTAGTGGGTACTGGACTACCCTTTAGTCCGCCGGGAAATGAGTCTATCCGTAATCAATTTAATATGCCTTTTTACAAGCGCGTAGATATTGGATTTTCTAAGTTACTCTCTTTTAATAGTTCAACTACGGATAAAACAGTTAGTCTGGAAAGCCTCTGGATAAGTTTAGAAATTCTAAATTTAATTGCGGCAAACAACGTAGTTTCCTATAATTACGTGAAAGATGTTCAAAACATTACCTACGCCGTACCCAATTACTTGTCTTCCCGTTTAGTAAATCTACGCTTTATCGCTCAATTCTAA
- a CDS encoding energy transducer TonB gives MTVNEQDYRKYGLLVTLLFHGGLIALFFFIILRQPQPPLSGGEGIVLNYGVDAEGFGDVQTTAPANESKNTEDSRPAPASPAKAAQPEIKPEPVKEEVEEKLLTTTEESPVNVKVIEKPQPKVIEKPKEEIKVEEKPKALYPGKSKATNGTGNGDAGSSNAATGNNNGDRPGKVGDQGDSNGSLNSKALYGKPGTGSGGSGSGSLNMPGWGYDREPRPNDTSSETGELVFRIKIDEDGQVESVVKVSGNVSPALEKLYRDEVYRSTFTRTNSSAAANVGATGTIRFIIRAK, from the coding sequence ATGACCGTAAATGAACAGGATTATCGAAAATACGGCTTGTTAGTTACCTTACTGTTTCACGGTGGACTAATAGCTTTATTTTTCTTTATAATATTACGGCAACCGCAACCGCCGTTATCCGGTGGCGAGGGAATTGTTCTTAATTATGGCGTAGATGCAGAAGGTTTTGGAGATGTGCAAACTACAGCTCCTGCCAACGAATCCAAAAATACCGAAGATAGCCGGCCTGCTCCGGCTAGCCCTGCTAAAGCGGCGCAACCCGAAATAAAGCCAGAACCGGTAAAAGAAGAGGTAGAAGAAAAATTACTTACTACTACTGAAGAAAGTCCGGTGAACGTTAAAGTAATAGAGAAACCGCAGCCAAAAGTTATTGAAAAACCTAAAGAGGAAATAAAGGTCGAGGAAAAACCAAAAGCCCTTTATCCGGGTAAATCCAAAGCTACCAATGGTACTGGAAATGGGGATGCCGGGTCCAGCAATGCGGCCACGGGTAATAACAACGGTGACCGCCCCGGAAAGGTTGGGGATCAGGGCGACTCGAATGGGTCATTAAACTCGAAGGCATTATATGGTAAACCTGGAACAGGATCCGGGGGAAGTGGCTCCGGTTCATTAAACATGCCGGGCTGGGGTTACGACCGTGAACCACGACCGAACGATACCTCCAGTGAAACCGGAGAATTAGTTTTCCGCATCAAAATTGACGAAGATGGCCAAGTGGAATCTGTAGTGAAAGTAAGCGGCAACGTTTCACCGGCTTTAGAAAAATTATACCGCGATGAAGTATATCGATCTACTTTTACGCGTACTAATTCTAGTGCAGCGGCTAATGTGGGAGCTACCGGAACAATTCGGTTTATTATCCGGGCAAAGTAA